One Romboutsia sp. 13368 genomic window carries:
- a CDS encoding helix-turn-helix domain-containing protein: protein MNYKHITIHERCCIANFLDLGWSLRKIAKYLNRNASTISREIKRNSVNGKYLAHIANEVYISNRINCGAKGKLNNSRLVEYIENGLNDTWSPEQIAGRLRLDYQDDKSMXVSLXXXA from the coding sequence ATGAACTATAAACATATTACCATACACGAGAGATGTTGTATAGCAAATTTCTTAGATCTAGGATGGAGCTTAAGAAAGATCGCAAAATATTTAAATAGAAATGCTTCTACAATTTCAAGAGAGATTAAAAGAAATTCTGTTAATGGAAAATACTTAGCACATATAGCAAATGAAGTTTATATCAGCAATAGAATAAATTGCGGAGCAAAAGGCAAATTAAATAACTCTAGATTAGTTGAGTATATAGAAAATGGTTTAAATGATACTTGGTCACCTGAACAAATAGCCGGTAGGCTACGCCTAGATTATCAAGATGATAAATCGATGARAGTAAGTCTTNNNNNNNAAGCTTAA